One region of Erwinia tracheiphila genomic DNA includes:
- the mtgA gene encoding monofunctional biosynthetic peptidoglycan transglycosylase, translating to MKQRKNSALWPVKKNLVSILGCITGLWAIGIVAFSVFPVPFSAVMVERQLAAWFSGDFNYVVHSDWVGMDNIAPWMPLAVIASEDQKFPEHWGFDVKAIQTALDNDDGRMRGASTLSQQTAKNMFLWDGRSWIRKGFEAGLTVGIETAWSKRRILTVYLNIAEFGEGVFGVEAASRRYFHKPASRMTMSEAALLAAVLPNPVRFRADAPSRYILQRQQWILRQMHQLGGESFLRDHKLL from the coding sequence ATGAAGCAACGAAAGAACTCAGCGTTATGGCCTGTTAAAAAAAACCTGGTCAGTATCCTGGGATGCATAACAGGTTTATGGGCTATCGGAATTGTAGCGTTTTCGGTTTTCCCTGTGCCTTTTTCCGCGGTGATGGTAGAGCGTCAATTAGCAGCATGGTTTAGCGGAGATTTTAATTACGTCGTCCATTCGGATTGGGTAGGAATGGACAATATTGCCCCCTGGATGCCACTGGCGGTGATTGCCTCAGAAGATCAGAAATTCCCTGAACATTGGGGATTTGATGTAAAGGCTATCCAGACAGCATTAGATAACGATGATGGCAGGATGAGAGGGGCGTCCACGCTGTCACAACAGACGGCTAAAAACATGTTCCTATGGGACGGACGTAGCTGGATTCGTAAAGGTTTTGAAGCCGGCTTGACCGTCGGTATTGAGACGGCCTGGAGCAAAAGAAGAATCTTAACTGTTTATCTGAATATAGCGGAGTTTGGTGAAGGCGTATTCGGCGTAGAGGCAGCCTCCCGGCGCTATTTTCACAAACCAGCCAGCCGTATGACGATGTCAGAGGCCGCATTACTGGCTGCTGTGCTGCCAAATCCTGTTCGTTTCAGGGCAGATGCGCCTTCTCGCTATATTCTTCAACGACAGCAGTGGATCCTGCGGCAGATGCACCAGCTGGGTGGCGAGAGCTTTCTGAGGGACCATAAGTTGCTTTAA
- the rapZ gene encoding RNase adapter RapZ: MVLMIVSGRSGSGKSVALRALEDMGFYCVDNLPVVLLPELANSLVERNISAAVSIDVRNMPESPEIFEKALTNLPESFSPQLLFLDADRNTLIRRYSDTRRLHPLSSKNLSLESAIDEENDLLEPLRYRADLIVDTSEMSVHELAEMLRSRLLGKRERELTMVFESFGFKHGIPIDADYVFDVRFLPNPHWDPKLRPMTGLDRPVTAFLDRHTEVHNFIYQTRSYLELWLPMLETNNRSYLTVAIGCTGGKHRSVYVAEQLADYFRTRGKNVQSRHRTLEKRKS, translated from the coding sequence ATGGTGCTGATGATCGTCAGTGGTCGATCCGGTTCTGGCAAGTCCGTGGCGTTACGGGCACTGGAAGATATGGGCTTCTATTGCGTTGATAACCTGCCCGTCGTGCTGCTGCCCGAACTGGCAAATTCGTTGGTCGAACGTAATATATCTGCGGCCGTTAGCATTGACGTACGTAATATGCCGGAATCACCTGAAATCTTCGAAAAAGCGCTGACCAATTTGCCCGAAAGTTTTTCTCCACAGTTACTTTTTCTGGATGCTGATCGCAATACGCTGATTCGCCGATACAGTGACACTCGTCGGTTACATCCTCTTTCCAGCAAAAACCTGTCTCTTGAAAGCGCTATTGATGAGGAAAACGATCTGCTCGAACCTCTGCGCTACAGAGCAGATTTGATTGTTGATACGTCGGAAATGTCAGTTCATGAACTGGCTGAAATGTTACGTAGCCGCCTGCTTGGCAAGCGCGAACGTGAATTAACAATGGTTTTCGAGTCATTTGGCTTTAAACACGGTATCCCGATTGATGCTGATTACGTTTTTGATGTTCGTTTTCTTCCAAACCCACACTGGGACCCTAAGCTACGTCCCATGACTGGTCTTGATCGGCCAGTGACTGCATTTCTGGATCGCCATACGGAAGTGCACAACTTTATCTATCAGACACGCAGTTATCTTGAGTTATGGTTACCCATGCTGGAAACCAATAATCGCAGTTATCTTACTGTTGCTATTGGCTGCACGGGAGGAAAACATCGTTCAGTATACGTTGCAGAACAACTCGCCGACTACTTTCGTACGCGGGGTAAAAACGTACAATCCCGCCACCGCACTCTGGAAAAGCGCAAATCATGA
- the npr gene encoding PTS phosphocarrier protein NPr, giving the protein MTVRQTVEIKNKLGMHARPAMKLFELVQNFEAEVLLRNESGTEAEASSVIALLMLDSAKGGHIEIEATGLEEEKALTAVIELFNAGFDED; this is encoded by the coding sequence ATGACAGTCAGACAAACCGTTGAAATTAAAAATAAGCTAGGTATGCATGCGCGCCCTGCAATGAAACTTTTTGAACTGGTTCAAAACTTTGAGGCAGAGGTGTTATTACGTAATGAAAGCGGCACAGAGGCAGAAGCCAGCAGCGTTATTGCACTACTGATGTTGGACTCGGCTAAAGGTGGACATATCGAAATTGAAGCAACAGGCCTTGAAGAAGAAAAAGCGCTAACTGCCGTAATTGAATTGTTTAATGCCGGTTTCGACGAGGATTAA